The following are encoded in a window of Bacteroidota bacterium genomic DNA:
- a CDS encoding polyprenyl synthetase family protein codes for MEHPALAPSLRTRRAAPPSIRAIRAPIEDDLDAFRSYFRDAMRSRVGLLEKVTRYVLRQKGKEIRPVLVLLASQLCGGVTEKSYRAAALVELLHTATLVHDDVVDEAERRRGLFSINALWKNKVAVLLGDFLLSRGLLLALDHGDYDLLHTVSDAVRRMSEGELLQIEKARRLDIDEATYFRIISDKTASLISACTACGAISATEDADDILALREIGEKLGLAFQIRDDLFDFGDVDVGKPLGIDLQEKKMTLPLIVALRTADERERKAILKIVRKKKKSREDIRTVGDFVRRQGGLGYARQKMQALANEAAEALGSFPPTPARDALMDLAAYVVARKK; via the coding sequence ATGGAGCATCCTGCCCTCGCCCCGAGCCTCCGCACGCGCCGCGCCGCGCCGCCGTCGATCCGTGCGATCCGCGCTCCCATCGAGGACGACCTCGACGCCTTCCGCTCGTACTTCCGCGACGCCATGCGCTCGCGCGTCGGACTGCTCGAGAAGGTCACGCGCTACGTCCTCCGGCAGAAGGGCAAGGAGATCCGCCCAGTTCTGGTGCTGCTCGCGTCGCAGCTCTGCGGCGGCGTCACCGAAAAGAGCTACCGCGCCGCCGCCCTCGTCGAACTCCTCCACACCGCGACCCTGGTCCACGACGATGTCGTCGACGAGGCCGAGCGCCGCCGCGGGCTGTTCTCGATCAACGCGCTCTGGAAGAACAAGGTCGCCGTCCTCCTCGGGGACTTCCTCCTCTCGCGCGGCCTCCTGCTCGCGCTCGACCACGGCGACTACGACCTCCTCCACACCGTCTCCGACGCCGTCCGGCGGATGAGCGAGGGCGAGCTGCTCCAGATCGAGAAGGCCCGGCGGCTCGACATCGACGAGGCGACCTACTTCCGCATCATCTCCGACAAGACGGCCTCGCTGATCTCAGCCTGCACCGCCTGCGGCGCGATCTCTGCTACCGAAGACGCCGACGACATCCTCGCCCTCCGCGAGATCGGCGAGAAGCTCGGCCTCGCGTTCCAGATCCGCGACGACCTCTTCGACTTCGGCGACGTGGACGTGGGCAAGCCGCTCGGGATCGACCTTCAGGAGAAGAAGATGACGCTCCCCCTCATCGTCGCCCTCCGCACGGCCGACGAGCGCGAGCGCAAGGCGATCCTGAAGATCGTCCGCAAAAAAAAGAAGAGCCGCGAGGACATCCGCACCGTCGGCGACTTCGTGCGGCGGCAGGGCGGCCTGGGCTACGCGCGCCAGAAGATGCAGGCCCTCGCCAACGAGGCGGCCGAAGCCCTCGGCAGCTTCCCGCCGACCCCGGCCCGCGACGCGCTCATGGACCTCGCCGCCTACGTCGTCGCGCGGAAAAAGTGA